The following are encoded in a window of Planctomycetota bacterium genomic DNA:
- the hypB gene encoding hydrogenase nickel incorporation protein HypB, protein MRREIRLEKKVVSANDRLAKQLAERFRAAGILAVNLMSSPGAGKTSLLEETSRRLGGELRLAAIEGDLATDRDALRLRRAGMAARQINTGQGCHLSAVQVAEALEAFDGPGRPINLDSLDVLFIENVGNLVCPAQFDLGERRRVVVASTPEGDDKPIKYPVVFHTADCVVLNKTDLLEATGFSCEAFRQYVRGLAPKARILELSCRTGEGLEAWLDWLRAERAAAKKD, encoded by the coding sequence ATGAGGCGCGAGATTCGTCTTGAAAAGAAAGTGGTGTCGGCGAACGACCGGCTGGCGAAGCAACTGGCCGAGCGGTTCCGCGCGGCCGGGATTCTGGCCGTGAATCTGATGAGCAGCCCGGGCGCCGGCAAGACGAGCCTCCTGGAGGAGACGTCGCGCCGGCTGGGCGGCGAACTGCGTCTGGCGGCGATCGAGGGAGATCTGGCGACGGACCGCGACGCCCTACGCCTCCGCCGGGCCGGGATGGCCGCGCGGCAGATCAACACGGGGCAGGGGTGTCACCTGAGCGCCGTCCAGGTGGCTGAGGCGCTCGAGGCTTTCGACGGCCCGGGCCGGCCGATCAACCTGGATTCGCTCGACGTGCTTTTCATCGAGAATGTGGGGAACCTTGTGTGCCCGGCGCAGTTTGACCTGGGGGAGCGCCGCCGCGTGGTCGTCGCCAGTACGCCGGAAGGCGACGACAAGCCGATCAAGTACCCCGTGGTGTTCCACACGGCGGACTGTGTGGTGCTGAACAAGACGGACCTTCTGGAGGCGACCGGCTTTTCGTGCGAGGCATTTCGGCAGTATGTCCGCGGCCTGGCGCCGAAGGCCCGGATTCTCGAACTCTCGTGTCGGACCGGCGAGGGGCTTGAGGCGTGGTTGGACTGGCTGCGGGCGGAACGGGCGGCGGCGAAAAAAGATTGA
- a CDS encoding twin-arginine translocase TatA/TatE family subunit gives MEFLSFYMPGPWEIIIIAVVALLLFGRRLPEVGRSLGRGIVEFKKGLRGVEDELNQAGQNDKSDKTPPSQG, from the coding sequence ATGGAATTCCTGTCGTTTTACATGCCGGGCCCATGGGAGATCATCATCATTGCCGTGGTCGCGCTGCTGTTGTTCGGCCGCCGGCTGCCGGAGGTGGGCCGAAGCCTCGGCCGCGGCATCGTGGAATTCAAGAAGGGCCTGCGCGGCGTCGAGGACGAACTCAACCAGGCGGGCCAGAACGACAAGTCTGACAAGACTCCGCCGTCCCAGGGCTAG